In Bacillus sp. SB49, a single window of DNA contains:
- a CDS encoding DUF4385 domain-containing protein, protein MAFDYDLDFDHINFKENPEKYRVGKGEQGVLLVEPYKSEILPNWRFKTPEIAKESSEKIYEQFLEYKKAEDIVGMDMARKFLQMGYTRSRRYANYKGGKKYGDDGKVNERQIDEEKAESARIFEEKWKLVREDEEYLKQKKRHQEKYG, encoded by the coding sequence ATGGCGTTTGACTACGATCTTGATTTCGACCATATCAATTTCAAAGAAAACCCGGAAAAGTACCGGGTCGGTAAAGGAGAGCAGGGGGTCCTCCTTGTCGAGCCTTACAAGAGTGAGATCCTGCCGAATTGGCGATTCAAAACACCGGAAATTGCTAAAGAATCTTCCGAGAAGATATATGAGCAATTCCTTGAATATAAGAAAGCAGAAGATATTGTAGGTATGGATATGGCCCGTAAATTCCTCCAGATGGGATACACACGCTCCAGACGATACGCCAATTATAAAGGCGGAAAAAAGTACGGCGATGACGGTAAGGTGAACGAACGGCAGATCGATGAAGAAAAAGCGGAATCGGCACGCATCTTTGAAGAAAAATGGAAGCTGGTGCGTGAAGATGAAGAGTATCTGAAGCAAAAAAAGAGACACCAAGAAAAATACGGATAA
- the glsA gene encoding glutaminase A, whose product MKKLTNQYLEEAIEDSKPYASHGNVNMTIPHFDETIKDHLSVSILTTHGESYSAGGDNQHIPMQSTSKIIGLMLALQDFGKDRVFQTVGMEPMGDFFNSISQLESHVTHKPFNPMINAGAIAVASLIKGQNTETRFDRYLTFLRRITSNDQLEMSEEVYEAEIGNGARNRSLAYFMQSNGTLVTDVEEALDLYFRMNAVMMCCTDFAKVGLFLAKGGEDPASGERLIPPHHLRTVKAIMMTSGMYNSSGHYAVEAGFPCKSGVSGSIIGSVPGRMGIGVVGPAIDKKGNSTAGGALIKKLSKDLGLNMFGVENTDAEEEHNGV is encoded by the coding sequence ATGAAGAAGTTGACCAATCAATACTTAGAGGAAGCAATCGAAGACAGCAAACCGTACGCTTCCCATGGAAATGTCAATATGACCATTCCTCATTTCGATGAAACAATCAAAGATCACTTAAGTGTTTCCATCCTCACAACACACGGGGAGTCCTATTCCGCCGGTGGAGACAATCAGCACATTCCTATGCAGAGCACTTCCAAAATCATCGGCCTCATGCTTGCCCTCCAGGATTTCGGGAAAGACCGCGTCTTCCAAACCGTAGGAATGGAACCGATGGGTGATTTCTTCAACTCGATCAGTCAACTGGAATCACATGTGACCCACAAACCGTTTAATCCAATGATCAACGCAGGAGCTATTGCTGTCGCCTCTCTCATTAAGGGGCAGAATACGGAAACCCGCTTCGACCGGTACCTTACTTTCCTTCGCCGCATCACAAGTAATGATCAGCTGGAGATGAGTGAAGAAGTCTACGAAGCAGAAATAGGAAACGGAGCAAGAAACCGATCTCTCGCATACTTTATGCAAAGCAACGGGACACTCGTGACAGATGTAGAAGAAGCACTCGACCTTTACTTCCGAATGAATGCAGTCATGATGTGCTGTACAGACTTCGCGAAGGTAGGACTCTTTCTGGCAAAAGGCGGCGAAGACCCCGCAAGCGGAGAGCGGCTGATCCCACCCCACCATCTTCGGACTGTGAAGGCGATCATGATGACTTCCGGCATGTACAATTCATCCGGCCACTATGCAGTAGAAGCAGGGTTCCCCTGCAAAAGCGGTGTATCCGGCAGCATCATCGGTTCCGTCCCCGGCCGGATGGGAATCGGTGTCGTCGGGCCTGCCATTGATAAGAAGGGGAACAGCACAGCCGGCGGAGCCTTAATCAAAAAATTGTCCAAAGATCTCGGCTTAAATATGTTCGGGGTGGAAAATACAGATGCAGAGGAGGAACATAATGGCGTTTGA
- a CDS encoding cytochrome d ubiquinol oxidase subunit II — protein sequence MEASTLAVTILWSLLFVYAMLGSLDFGAGFWGMIYSKSRQTGASQIANRFLSPTWEVTNVFLVIFVVSVVTFFPFATTLLGSILLVPVALGILLLTIRTTFMVFQHHTDRFKNTLRITSGFTGLIIPALLVSILPITLGGFIDFDNDYPRLHYGELLSHPTLYMHIAFGLTTELFISAVFLMDYAKEADDWKAYHTFRKHAIWLGPVSIAVAMLTIGTFPEEAAWIVDNIQANWFTFGLSVLFFLIGYTFLFIRRKNGQRGLSRLAVLAIIIQYGIAIYAYGNAHLPYLIYPDLTIEEGFTNPDIFYQMLVVYGIGFGILIPAFILFWRLFLKDRRYLKQE from the coding sequence ATGGAAGCATCTACATTGGCGGTTACTATCTTATGGAGTTTACTATTTGTCTACGCTATGCTGGGTTCCCTCGACTTCGGGGCCGGTTTCTGGGGAATGATTTACAGTAAGAGCAGGCAAACCGGCGCCTCTCAGATTGCCAACCGGTTCTTATCACCGACATGGGAAGTAACCAACGTTTTTCTCGTCATTTTCGTTGTCTCCGTTGTAACCTTCTTCCCATTTGCAACGACGCTCTTAGGAAGTATTCTGCTCGTCCCGGTCGCTCTGGGTATTTTGCTCTTGACCATCCGAACGACGTTCATGGTTTTTCAGCACCATACCGATCGATTTAAGAATACGCTTCGTATCACATCGGGATTCACAGGGTTGATCATTCCGGCGCTGCTCGTCAGTATCCTCCCTATCACATTAGGAGGATTCATCGACTTCGATAATGATTACCCCCGCCTCCATTATGGAGAGCTTCTGTCCCACCCTACTTTATATATGCATATCGCTTTCGGGTTGACGACGGAATTATTCATCTCGGCCGTCTTCTTGATGGATTATGCAAAAGAGGCAGACGATTGGAAGGCGTATCACACGTTCCGGAAGCATGCCATTTGGCTTGGACCGGTCAGTATTGCCGTGGCCATGTTGACCATCGGTACCTTCCCGGAAGAGGCGGCATGGATCGTTGACAATATCCAGGCGAACTGGTTTACGTTCGGATTATCTGTTCTTTTCTTCCTGATCGGCTATACATTTTTGTTCATCCGCCGGAAGAATGGACAGCGTGGACTATCACGACTTGCCGTCCTTGCGATCATCATTCAATACGGCATCGCTATCTATGCCTATGGCAATGCGCACCTCCCCTATCTGATTTATCCTGATTTGACTATAGAAGAAGGATTCACAAATCCGGACATCTTTTATCAGATGCTTGTCGTCTACGGTATTGGATTCGGAATTCTGATTCCTGCTTTCATCCTGTTCTGGCGCTTGTTCCTGAAAGACCGCCGTTACTTGAAACAGGAATAG
- a CDS encoding cytochrome ubiquinol oxidase subunit I: protein MDVVVMARALFGTSLGFHIIYATIGVGLPVMIIIAEVLYFIKKDSDYALMARRWTKGFAILLAVSIASGTIVGVMISLLFPDFMEIVGQVIALPFQMEIFAFLIEAVFMSIYLYAADRLPPSLRLTSIIFVALGATASAILITDVHAWMNTPAGFRITPDGEVTDVDTWAAFFNPSFGVTAIHTTLSAYMTVAFLVASIAALRLMRKNISLKERKYHKKALMIAIYFGALTSLATAINGHETAQVLYENNPRKLAAAEGLFETTRYAPLSIGGYTSAAEERVKYAIEIPGGLSFLAGDRFDTEVMGLNEWPEELWPPLYVHILFNVMVGIGSVLIFVAMIALFWKHVLKREFPSWLLALFVVSGPLAMIAIESGWCFSCIGRQPWTITDVLRTGDAATKSSSVGFLFYLFITLYITLLFVTGFVLRYYFKKHPVTKDLEPSETT, encoded by the coding sequence ATGGATGTCGTTGTAATGGCCAGAGCCTTGTTCGGAACGTCGCTTGGGTTTCACATCATCTATGCGACGATCGGGGTCGGGCTGCCAGTCATGATCATCATCGCAGAAGTGCTTTACTTTATAAAGAAAGATTCTGACTACGCATTGATGGCACGCAGGTGGACAAAAGGATTCGCGATTCTTCTCGCTGTTTCCATCGCCTCCGGGACAATTGTCGGTGTCATGATTTCTTTGCTGTTCCCTGATTTCATGGAGATTGTCGGGCAGGTAATTGCCTTGCCGTTCCAAATGGAAATCTTTGCGTTTCTTATTGAAGCAGTATTCATGTCGATCTATTTGTATGCAGCGGACAGACTCCCGCCTTCCTTAAGACTTACCAGTATTATATTCGTAGCTCTTGGAGCGACCGCTTCAGCGATTCTCATCACAGACGTGCATGCGTGGATGAACACTCCAGCCGGCTTCCGTATTACACCGGACGGCGAAGTGACGGATGTGGACACATGGGCGGCCTTCTTCAATCCGAGTTTCGGAGTGACCGCGATTCACACGACCCTATCCGCTTATATGACCGTAGCTTTCTTAGTAGCTTCCATTGCCGCTTTGCGTCTCATGAGGAAAAACATTTCATTAAAAGAACGAAAATACCATAAGAAAGCGCTGATGATCGCCATCTACTTCGGTGCTCTTACTTCTCTCGCCACAGCGATTAACGGACACGAAACAGCCCAAGTATTATATGAAAATAATCCACGCAAGCTTGCAGCAGCAGAAGGTTTGTTTGAAACGACCCGCTATGCACCGCTTTCGATCGGTGGATATACATCGGCAGCTGAAGAGCGGGTCAAATATGCCATTGAAATACCCGGCGGTCTAAGTTTTCTTGCAGGAGACCGATTTGACACGGAAGTCATGGGATTGAACGAATGGCCGGAAGAATTGTGGCCCCCTTTATACGTCCACATCCTTTTTAATGTCATGGTGGGAATCGGCAGCGTCTTGATATTTGTAGCGATGATCGCCCTTTTCTGGAAGCATGTTCTCAAGCGGGAGTTCCCGAGCTGGCTTCTCGCTTTGTTCGTCGTAAGCGGTCCCCTTGCAATGATTGCAATTGAAAGCGGTTGGTGCTTCAGCTGTATAGGAAGACAACCTTGGACCATTACCGATGTACTCCGGACCGGGGATGCGGCGACAAAATCCAGCAGTGTCGGATTTCTGTTCTATTTATTCATTACGCTCTATATCACCTTGTTGTTCGTCACCGGCTTCGTCCTTCGTTATTATTTCAAGAAGCATCCAGTGACCAAAGATCTGGAACCTTCAGAAACCACTTAG
- a CDS encoding class I SAM-dependent methyltransferase — MTEDRKDRVKRNFTRSRESYVQSKTHNNAGDLQELIHQLSPLRSWKVLDIATGGGHVARTLSPYVQTVYATDLTKAMLENTASHLQHLENIEYIVADAEQLPFLDESFDAVTCRIAAHHFPEPLSYIKECYRVLKPGGTFLMIDNTAPDKEELDRFYNTFEQWRDDSHVRAWKISEWKQWLLHEGFLIKKESLKQKNLPFRDWVERTCSDRSIQNQVEAYMMTAPASTKQYFSIQTSEGHVDSFSIDEWMVVGAKSS; from the coding sequence ATGACAGAGGATAGAAAAGACCGGGTAAAAAGAAACTTCACGCGTAGTAGAGAATCGTATGTACAAAGCAAGACGCATAATAATGCTGGTGACTTACAGGAGTTAATTCATCAACTCTCTCCCCTTCGTTCGTGGAAAGTGCTAGATATTGCAACCGGAGGCGGCCATGTAGCAAGGACCTTGTCTCCATACGTCCAGACCGTCTATGCCACCGACCTTACGAAGGCGATGCTCGAGAACACAGCTTCTCACTTGCAGCACCTGGAAAATATTGAGTATATCGTCGCAGATGCCGAACAGCTCCCTTTCCTCGATGAAAGCTTTGATGCCGTCACATGCAGGATTGCCGCCCACCACTTCCCTGAACCGCTGTCTTATATTAAAGAGTGTTATCGGGTATTGAAGCCGGGCGGTACGTTTCTGATGATCGATAACACGGCTCCGGATAAGGAAGAGCTTGACCGTTTCTATAATACGTTTGAACAATGGAGAGATGACAGCCACGTCCGGGCCTGGAAAATATCCGAGTGGAAGCAATGGCTCCTTCATGAGGGCTTCCTCATTAAGAAAGAAAGCCTTAAACAAAAAAACCTTCCTTTCCGTGACTGGGTGGAACGAACGTGTTCGGATCGTTCCATTCAGAATCAGGTAGAAGCTTATATGATGACGGCCCCCGCCTCTACTAAGCAGTACTTCTCCATCCAAACATCGGAAGGTCATGTCGATTCTTTCTCCATTGACGAATGGATGGTTGTCGGAGCAAAAAGTTCCTGA
- the ileS gene encoding isoleucine--tRNA ligase, protein MRSVNTKEAALDRENRVKDYWNREDVFRRSMSEREGNETFVFYEGPPTANGLPHAGHVLGRVIKDFIGRYKTMQGYQVLRKGGWDTHGLPVELEVEKQLGISGKQQIEEYGVEKFIEECKKSVFNYEKQWREFTESIGYWLDMDDPYVTLQNRYIESVWNILSDLHKRDLLTKGHRVTPYCPSCQTTLSSHEVAQGYEDVKDLSATAKFKVKGSENEFFLGWTTTPWTLPANVTLAVHPDLDYIKAEQNGEVYIVAEALAEKNLGEEYNVLSKHKGSEFAGTEYHAPFPFVKPERGHFVVEAGFVNAESGTGVVHIAPAYGEDDYNLVKEHNLSFFNVVDGQGRYTEDVPPFEGRFVKDCDVDIVKYLANEGLLFHKEKYEHSYPHCWRCDSPLLYYAIESWFIKTTEMKDKFLENNQQVEWHPEHIKDGRFGNFLENMVDWNIGRNRFWGTPLPIWICDSCDHQYAPNSQADLQEKAIGDIGDVELHKPYVDRVQLTCEKCNGTMNRVPEVIDVWFDSGSMPFAQQHYPFENKDQFEKQFPADVICEGIDQTRGWFYSLLAVSTLFTGKAPYKRVLSTGHILDEEGRKMSKSKGNALHPMDIVNKFGADAFRWALLADSAPWNNKRFSERVVIEAKSKVIDTLVNTHAFYTLYANIDGYEYNEKETGEKTLLDRWVLSRLNSVTVVVNEALDAYDFTKAAKALEKYIDEVSNWYIRRSRDRFWEEGMTESKKAAYHTLHEVLVQLSQLMAPYTPFLADDIYHNLTGGSVHLAFFPKVDESVMNTQLEEDMDAVLQVVELARGVRNTEAIKTKQPLSELAVIPVNPEKGKALEEYSSIIRDEINVKDVVVKQSSEDLVRYDVKLNFRAAGPVLGKNVGLVKGFLEKMSEEEAAQVVREEKVLVPTADGDVEVTMDLLNVERVADAGLSMGSNQDFHVVLDTTITEELRLEGIAREVIRAIQDERKKQDLPIDLRVNIALSGDADVQQAIKQNESLIRENVLVNELNMKEQEGMKEYTVGENQLKLSIQQ, encoded by the coding sequence ATGCGTAGTGTTAATACGAAAGAAGCGGCTCTCGACCGTGAGAATCGCGTCAAAGATTATTGGAACAGGGAAGATGTCTTCCGTCGCTCTATGAGTGAACGGGAAGGAAACGAGACGTTTGTCTTTTATGAAGGACCTCCGACAGCGAATGGTCTTCCGCACGCCGGACACGTCCTCGGCCGTGTCATCAAAGACTTCATCGGCCGTTATAAAACGATGCAGGGCTATCAGGTCCTTCGTAAAGGCGGGTGGGATACCCACGGTCTCCCGGTAGAACTCGAAGTCGAGAAACAACTGGGTATTTCCGGAAAGCAGCAGATCGAAGAATACGGGGTAGAGAAATTCATTGAAGAGTGTAAGAAGAGTGTCTTCAACTATGAAAAGCAATGGCGTGAATTCACAGAATCAATTGGATACTGGCTTGATATGGATGATCCTTATGTTACCTTGCAAAACCGTTATATCGAGAGCGTATGGAACATCCTGAGTGATCTTCATAAACGGGACCTTTTGACGAAGGGTCACCGTGTAACGCCTTACTGCCCTAGCTGCCAGACGACATTGAGCTCTCATGAAGTAGCACAAGGATATGAAGACGTCAAAGACCTTTCGGCCACGGCAAAATTCAAAGTCAAAGGGTCCGAGAATGAGTTCTTCCTTGGTTGGACGACGACTCCGTGGACGCTTCCTGCCAACGTGACGCTTGCCGTCCATCCGGATTTGGACTATATCAAAGCGGAACAAAACGGGGAAGTATATATCGTTGCGGAAGCATTAGCTGAGAAAAACCTTGGGGAAGAATATAACGTTCTTTCCAAACATAAAGGAAGCGAATTCGCTGGGACGGAATATCATGCACCATTTCCGTTTGTGAAGCCGGAACGAGGACACTTCGTAGTGGAAGCGGGCTTCGTTAACGCGGAAAGCGGTACGGGTGTCGTTCACATCGCTCCTGCCTACGGAGAAGATGACTACAACTTAGTGAAAGAACACAACTTGTCCTTCTTCAACGTTGTTGATGGTCAAGGACGTTATACGGAGGATGTACCTCCATTTGAAGGTCGTTTCGTTAAAGACTGCGATGTTGATATCGTCAAATACCTGGCCAATGAAGGTCTTCTTTTCCATAAAGAGAAATATGAGCACAGCTATCCGCACTGCTGGCGCTGCGACTCTCCGTTGCTTTACTATGCAATCGAGAGCTGGTTTATTAAAACGACAGAAATGAAGGATAAATTCCTGGAGAATAACCAGCAGGTCGAATGGCATCCAGAGCATATCAAGGATGGTCGTTTCGGTAACTTCCTTGAGAATATGGTGGATTGGAACATCGGCCGTAACCGTTTCTGGGGAACACCGCTTCCGATCTGGATCTGTGATTCCTGCGATCACCAATATGCTCCGAACAGCCAGGCAGATCTTCAAGAAAAAGCAATTGGTGATATCGGGGATGTAGAGCTTCACAAACCGTACGTGGACCGCGTTCAATTGACATGTGAGAAGTGTAACGGGACGATGAACCGTGTGCCGGAAGTCATTGATGTTTGGTTTGACAGTGGCTCTATGCCGTTTGCACAACAGCACTATCCGTTCGAGAACAAAGATCAATTTGAGAAGCAGTTCCCTGCTGATGTCATCTGTGAGGGAATTGACCAGACACGCGGCTGGTTCTACAGTCTGCTCGCTGTATCCACTCTGTTCACAGGTAAAGCGCCGTACAAACGCGTCCTCTCCACTGGTCACATCCTGGATGAGGAAGGCCGTAAGATGTCGAAAAGTAAAGGGAACGCCCTTCACCCGATGGATATTGTCAATAAGTTCGGAGCGGATGCTTTCCGTTGGGCGCTGCTTGCTGATAGTGCACCTTGGAACAACAAGCGCTTCTCGGAACGTGTCGTCATTGAGGCGAAATCGAAAGTTATCGATACACTTGTCAATACACACGCATTCTACACGTTGTATGCGAACATCGACGGCTACGAATATAACGAAAAGGAAACAGGAGAGAAAACCCTTCTTGACCGCTGGGTGCTTTCCCGCCTGAACAGTGTGACGGTTGTCGTCAATGAAGCTTTGGATGCTTATGACTTTACAAAAGCAGCGAAAGCGCTGGAGAAGTACATTGATGAGGTCAGTAACTGGTATATCCGTCGTTCCCGTGATCGTTTCTGGGAAGAGGGAATGACAGAGTCCAAAAAGGCAGCTTACCATACGCTTCACGAAGTATTGGTACAGCTAAGCCAATTGATGGCACCATATACACCATTCCTGGCTGATGATATTTATCATAACTTGACGGGTGGAAGCGTCCACCTCGCTTTCTTCCCGAAAGTGGATGAATCCGTTATGAATACACAGCTGGAAGAGGACATGGATGCTGTATTGCAGGTAGTTGAGCTTGCACGTGGAGTCCGTAACACAGAAGCTATTAAGACGAAGCAGCCTTTGTCTGAGCTAGCGGTCATTCCGGTTAATCCAGAGAAAGGAAAAGCTTTGGAAGAATACAGCTCCATCATCCGCGATGAAATCAATGTGAAGGATGTTGTAGTGAAGCAATCTTCTGAAGATCTGGTCCGTTATGACGTGAAGCTGAACTTCCGTGCTGCCGGGCCGGTGCTTGGAAAGAATGTCGGTCTTGTCAAAGGCTTCCTTGAGAAAATGTCCGAGGAAGAAGCAGCTCAAGTAGTACGGGAAGAGAAAGTCCTCGTTCCTACGGCGGATGGCGATGTGGAAGTGACAATGGATCTACTGAACGTAGAACGTGTCGCAGACGCAGGGCTGTCTATGGGATCGAACCAGGACTTCCATGTCGTTCTTGATACAACGATCACGGAAGAACTTCGTCTGGAAGGTATTGCTCGTGAAGTCATCCGTGCCATTCAGGATGAGCGGAAGAAGCAGGATCTCCCGATTGACCTTCGTGTCAATATCGCGTTGAGCGGGGATGCAGATGTTCAACAAGCCATCAAACAGAACGAATCGTTAATTCGTGAGAACGTACTTGTCAATGAATTGAACATGAAAGAACAAGAAGGTATGAAAGAGTACACCGTAGGAGAGAACCAGCTTAAACTCTCTATTCAGCAATAA
- a CDS encoding RrF2 family transcriptional regulator: MAEKVSSIKWFGMALKALIVLASNEGLCPSGKLAEKLESKSVFLRKILTHLVKAELIQAKEGRDGGYSLVKRPEEIKLSEIYEAVKAETIPKDLFETDSKDCFVPETQLTLSELRDDMEDWILNGLSDRTLADYIKR, encoded by the coding sequence ATGGCGGAGAAAGTATCAAGTATTAAGTGGTTCGGGATGGCTTTGAAAGCACTGATTGTCCTTGCAAGTAACGAAGGGTTGTGCCCAAGCGGTAAGCTTGCTGAGAAGCTGGAATCCAAATCCGTTTTTCTTAGAAAAATATTGACCCATTTAGTAAAAGCCGAATTGATTCAGGCGAAAGAGGGACGAGATGGTGGTTATTCCCTAGTGAAGCGTCCAGAAGAGATTAAACTATCGGAAATCTATGAAGCGGTGAAGGCGGAAACGATTCCGAAAGATCTATTTGAAACGGACAGCAAAGATTGCTTCGTTCCGGAAACGCAGCTGACATTATCTGAACTAAGGGATGATATGGAAGACTGGATTCTGAATGGTTTGAGCGATCGAACGCTGGCGGACTATATAAAGCGGTAA
- a CDS encoding nitroreductase family protein, which yields MSEKTMSKEDYLNKAKDMGPSNAAPKELPDTDFLTVAKERRSVRHYDADYKIDREEIKEILETASLAPSSSNLQPWRFLIIEDQKEKERLLPIANNQQQIVDASVVIAVLSDRNAYENAGRIYNQIAEKGNMPEDVKEMYVNSIYDTYGNFPQERLTKIANIDGGIISNQLMLAAKAKGYDTVPMGGYDVDQFMEAFHVPENFESIMLISLGKGTKAGFEKTRLPMEDIMEWNRY from the coding sequence ATGTCTGAAAAAACAATGAGTAAAGAAGATTACCTAAATAAAGCAAAAGATATGGGTCCGTCCAATGCAGCGCCGAAAGAACTGCCGGATACGGACTTCCTGACGGTGGCAAAAGAGCGCCGTTCCGTCCGCCACTATGATGCGGATTACAAAATAGACCGTGAAGAAATCAAGGAAATTTTGGAGACTGCTTCTCTTGCTCCTTCATCCAGTAACCTGCAGCCATGGCGCTTTCTGATTATTGAAGACCAGAAGGAGAAGGAACGTCTGCTTCCTATCGCTAATAATCAGCAGCAAATTGTAGACGCTTCTGTCGTAATCGCTGTGTTGAGCGATCGTAACGCCTATGAGAATGCTGGTCGTATCTATAATCAAATTGCAGAAAAAGGAAACATGCCGGAAGATGTGAAAGAGATGTACGTAAACAGCATCTATGACACGTACGGAAACTTTCCGCAGGAGCGCTTGACGAAGATTGCCAATATCGATGGCGGAATTATTTCCAACCAGCTTATGCTGGCTGCGAAAGCCAAAGGTTATGATACCGTTCCGATGGGAGGATACGATGTAGATCAATTCATGGAAGCTTTCCATGTGCCGGAAAACTTTGAATCTATCATGTTGATTTCTCTTGGTAAAGGAACAAAAGCAGGATTTGAGAAAACACGCCTGCCGATGGAAGACATTATGGAATGGAACCGTTATTAA
- a CDS encoding multidrug effflux MFS transporter: MAHAEVRDHPIFSRSYLYVYIVILGSLSAFGPLTIDMYLPALPTLADDLGTSASIAQLSLTACLIGLALGQLFVGPFSDAKGRKGPLVSALVIYTSSSLLCMFAGSVWVFIALRFVQGLSGAAGMVISRASVRDLFSGPELTKFFSLLMLVNGLAPILAPVAGGQLLTVMSWRGVFGVLAVLGALMFLAVLFGLKETLPDTNKKSGGWKEAVSTFGLLLRDRIFTGYMLTQGFVMGSMFAYISGSTFVLQDIYGLSPQMFSLVFAINGFGLIIATQVTGRLAGKIKESSLLRYGLVQAVAGGLALFLAIFLSLSVIFLCVALFLAVSSVGIINTTVFSLAMETQGEQAGSASALLGLLPFLIGAVVSPLVGLGDGTSGMPMALVIIICELIAAAAFLIFVLPAESSKERTLE, encoded by the coding sequence ATGGCACATGCAGAAGTGCGTGACCATCCTATTTTCTCTCGGTCTTATTTGTACGTATATATTGTTATTCTAGGTTCTTTGAGTGCATTCGGACCACTAACGATCGATATGTACCTGCCGGCCCTGCCGACACTTGCTGATGATCTCGGCACGAGCGCGTCCATTGCTCAGCTGAGCCTGACTGCCTGTTTGATCGGTCTTGCTCTCGGTCAGTTGTTTGTCGGACCATTCTCTGATGCTAAGGGGCGGAAAGGCCCTCTCGTTTCGGCTCTGGTGATCTATACCAGTTCATCGCTGCTGTGTATGTTCGCTGGATCTGTCTGGGTGTTTATCGCCCTGCGTTTTGTCCAAGGTCTCTCCGGTGCAGCAGGTATGGTTATTTCCCGCGCCAGCGTGCGTGATTTGTTCTCCGGTCCGGAATTGACGAAGTTCTTTTCCCTGCTAATGCTTGTCAACGGTCTTGCGCCGATACTGGCTCCTGTTGCAGGGGGACAGTTACTCACAGTCATGTCCTGGCGAGGAGTCTTTGGCGTTCTGGCGGTTCTCGGTGCACTCATGTTTCTGGCGGTTCTCTTTGGACTTAAGGAAACACTGCCGGATACCAATAAAAAATCAGGTGGATGGAAAGAGGCGGTCTCAACATTCGGACTCCTGTTGAGAGATCGTATATTTACCGGCTATATGCTTACGCAAGGGTTCGTAATGGGATCGATGTTTGCTTATATTTCAGGATCCACGTTCGTCCTTCAGGATATATACGGTCTCTCCCCGCAAATGTTCAGTCTGGTATTTGCGATTAATGGATTTGGTCTGATCATCGCCACACAAGTCACAGGTCGACTTGCCGGTAAGATAAAGGAGAGCAGTCTGCTGCGATATGGTCTGGTGCAGGCGGTAGCCGGTGGGTTAGCATTGTTCCTTGCAATCTTTCTGTCCTTGTCCGTAATTTTTTTGTGTGTTGCTTTGTTCCTGGCTGTTTCAAGCGTAGGTATTATCAATACGACGGTCTTTTCCCTTGCTATGGAAACACAGGGGGAGCAGGCTGGCAGTGCATCCGCTCTGCTGGGGCTGCTGCCTTTCTTGATTGGAGCCGTAGTTTCCCCGCTTGTTGGGCTTGGGGACGGAACATCAGGCATGCCCATGGCTCTGGTAATCATCATTTGTGAACTGATTGCCGCTGCTGCTTTCCTGATTTTCGTTCTTCCGGCTGAGAGTAGTAAAGAGAGAACATTGGAATAA
- a CDS encoding RDD family protein, protein METLTKKRLQAFLIDTAISTAAALTAEYFLRKKVKNEAFHTIVTPTLMMWGLEYIQLRRSGQTIGYKKTGLKLEHADGLPLTSAVIAKRIGYRDTISTIDYIKSKESFEADGGAIFPHDRYAGTVVRRK, encoded by the coding sequence ATGGAGACGTTAACAAAAAAAAGACTGCAGGCATTCCTCATTGATACTGCCATATCGACTGCTGCAGCACTCACTGCGGAATATTTCCTACGTAAAAAGGTAAAAAACGAAGCATTCCATACCATCGTCACTCCCACCCTCATGATGTGGGGGCTGGAGTACATCCAACTACGCCGCTCCGGCCAAACGATCGGCTACAAGAAGACAGGACTCAAACTCGAACATGCAGACGGGCTTCCACTAACATCGGCTGTAATTGCAAAAAGGATCGGCTATAGAGATACCATCAGCACCATAGATTATATTAAATCCAAAGAATCCTTTGAAGCGGATGGCGGCGCCATTTTCCCTCATGATCGTTATGCCGGCACTGTTGTACGCAGGAAATAA